The following are encoded together in the Mesoterricola sediminis genome:
- a CDS encoding tRNA modification GTPase, translating into MPDLSGARTGPICAPATPLVPAAVAVVRLSGDSLAERLVSMVALPPPRMAQVRTLAWDGFRERALVLHFPAPHSYTGEDVVEFQVHGNPLLVRRLLDHLATLGIRGAEPGEFTRRALLNGKVDLLGAEALRDLVGATTDAQLRQAQARSGGAPPWVARAKAALAPWVARAEACVDYGEEEGIGLDLTALAADLDPLRRVFHVEQERAAAARWLRDGIRVVLAGRPNAGKSTLFNALAGQDRAIVTEHPGTTRDVIDVAAQWADLPLHLLDTAGLRESQDPVERLGVARVGEELARADLILHLVPLADAAPDPAVEAHLAPYAAKVLRVRTQADLGGAPDPGAPCVSAATGDLAALAEALRTRFLGAWSPDACLGALDTRRQRELLDELAAQADLLTGLDPATPPEIAASLLQGAWSLLARLTGEDRAETALDQVFSGFCLGK; encoded by the coding sequence GTGCCTGACCTCTCCGGGGCCCGGACGGGACCCATCTGTGCCCCCGCCACCCCCCTGGTGCCCGCCGCCGTGGCGGTGGTGCGCCTGTCCGGCGATAGCTTGGCTGAGCGCTTGGTCTCCATGGTGGCCCTTCCGCCTCCTCGGATGGCCCAGGTGCGCACCCTGGCCTGGGACGGGTTCCGGGAGCGGGCCCTGGTGCTCCACTTCCCGGCCCCCCACAGCTACACGGGGGAGGACGTGGTGGAGTTCCAGGTCCACGGCAACCCGCTGCTCGTTCGGCGGCTCCTCGACCACCTGGCCACCCTGGGCATCCGGGGGGCGGAGCCGGGCGAGTTCACCCGCCGGGCCCTCCTGAACGGCAAGGTGGACCTCCTGGGCGCCGAGGCCCTCCGGGACCTGGTGGGGGCCACGACGGACGCCCAGCTGCGCCAGGCCCAGGCCCGGAGTGGGGGCGCGCCCCCCTGGGTGGCCCGGGCGAAGGCGGCCCTGGCGCCCTGGGTGGCCCGGGCGGAGGCCTGCGTCGACTACGGGGAGGAGGAGGGCATCGGCCTCGACCTGACCGCCCTGGCGGCGGACCTGGACCCCCTCCGGCGGGTGTTCCACGTGGAACAGGAACGGGCGGCCGCCGCCCGGTGGCTCCGGGACGGCATCCGGGTGGTGCTGGCCGGACGCCCCAACGCCGGGAAGAGCACCCTCTTCAACGCCCTGGCCGGGCAGGACCGGGCCATCGTGACGGAGCACCCGGGCACCACCCGGGATGTGATCGACGTGGCCGCCCAGTGGGCGGACCTGCCCCTGCACCTCCTCGATACGGCGGGCCTCCGGGAGAGCCAGGATCCGGTGGAGCGCCTCGGGGTGGCCCGGGTGGGGGAGGAGCTGGCCCGGGCCGACCTGATCCTGCACCTGGTGCCCCTGGCCGACGCGGCGCCCGACCCGGCCGTGGAGGCCCACCTGGCCCCCTACGCCGCCAAGGTCCTGCGGGTGCGCACCCAGGCGGACCTGGGCGGAGCGCCGGATCCCGGCGCCCCCTGCGTCAGCGCCGCGACCGGGGATCTGGCCGCCCTGGCGGAGGCCCTGCGGACCCGCTTCCTGGGGGCCTGGTCCCCCGACGCCTGCCTGGGGGCCCTGGACACCCGGCGGCAGCGGGAGCTGCTGGACGAGCTCGCCGCCCAGGCGGACCTCCTGACCGGCCTGGACCCCGCCACGCCCCCGGAGATCGCCGCCTCCCTCCTCCAGGGCGCCTGGAGCCTCCTGGCCCGCCTCACGGGGGAGGATCGCGCCGAGACGGCCCTGGACCAGGTCTTCAGCGGGTTCTGCCTGGGCAAGTGA